In Terriglobales bacterium, a genomic segment contains:
- a CDS encoding vitamin B12-dependent ribonucleotide reductase, whose protein sequence is MSDVTQKNETTPKTAAKVEAQAAPEKRKAAPGLTFKRYFTKADVSPYSEVEWERRTASISDSQGNSIFEQLDVEVPKDWSMTATNIVASKYLHGKLGAPERENGVRALITRVAETIRDWGQAQGYFRSADDGQTFHDELVHILVQQKAAFNSPVWFNVGCDRIEPNSDAQNWHWSPQLARVEFGRTGYRYPQCSACFINSIKDSLDSILTLAKTEGMLFKWGSGTGTNLSPLRSSIEGLSGGGIASGPLSFMKGFDAFAGVIKSGGKTRRAAKMVILNVDHPDIVDFIECKAREEAKAWTLVQSGYDGSSPDSEAYSSIFFQNANNSVRVTDEFMQAVEGDADFSTRSVLHPDRAVNTYKARDLMRKIAQATWQCGDPGMQYDTTVNRWHTSKNTDRINASNPCSEYMFLDDSACNLASLNLLKFAPNGTFDVAAYRYAVDILITAQEILVDNASYPTESIARNSHDYRPLGLGYANLGALLMAAGLPYDSDAGRDYAACVTAIMCGESYLQSARIAELCPPIEPATELTAAKRSELGKDGGAACPGFYVNREPFLDVIRMHRASVNRIDHAHVPAGVYEASRQCWDDALAHGEKHGYRNSQVTVLAPTGTIGFMMDCDTTGIEPDLALVKYKKLVGGGMIKIVNNTVPSALFKLGYTSDQASAIVSFIDATGTIEGAPHVKAEHLPVFDCSFKPAKGTRSIHYLGHLRMMAATQPFISGAISKTVNLPENATVEDISEAYIEAWKQGIKAVAVYRDGCKKSQPLSAAGTATAKSSSTDRVARPSPAALEQNLDAPPRAIRHKLADERLSVTHKFNVGGHDGYITVGLYKNGEPGELFITMAKEGSTVSGLVDSFACAASLALQHGVPLKLLCEKFSHTRFEPSGWSTNPDIGHAKSIMDYIFRWLHLRFLTGQQQSLFEGLRPVTPSMLPENGGSALPAAETRKLDLETTSSSVHASDRLK, encoded by the coding sequence ATGTCTGATGTGACCCAAAAGAATGAAACTACCCCCAAGACGGCCGCCAAAGTCGAGGCGCAAGCGGCGCCGGAGAAGCGCAAAGCGGCTCCCGGGCTGACCTTCAAGCGATATTTCACCAAGGCGGACGTCTCGCCCTACAGCGAAGTCGAGTGGGAGCGCCGCACCGCGTCCATCTCCGATTCCCAAGGCAACAGCATCTTCGAGCAGCTGGACGTCGAGGTCCCCAAGGACTGGTCCATGACCGCCACCAACATCGTGGCCTCGAAGTATCTGCACGGCAAGCTGGGCGCCCCGGAGCGCGAGAACGGTGTGCGCGCGCTCATCACCCGCGTGGCCGAGACCATCCGCGACTGGGGACAGGCCCAGGGCTACTTCCGCAGCGCCGACGACGGCCAGACCTTCCACGACGAGTTGGTGCACATCCTGGTGCAGCAGAAGGCGGCGTTCAACTCGCCGGTGTGGTTCAACGTGGGCTGCGACCGCATCGAGCCCAACTCCGACGCCCAGAACTGGCACTGGAGCCCGCAGCTCGCCCGCGTCGAGTTCGGCCGCACCGGCTACCGCTACCCGCAGTGCTCCGCCTGCTTCATCAACTCCATCAAGGATTCGCTCGACTCCATCCTCACCCTGGCCAAGACCGAGGGCATGCTCTTCAAGTGGGGTTCGGGGACGGGAACGAACCTCTCCCCGCTGCGCTCTTCCATCGAAGGACTCTCGGGCGGAGGCATCGCCTCGGGGCCGCTCAGCTTCATGAAGGGCTTCGACGCCTTTGCCGGCGTCATCAAGTCCGGCGGCAAGACCCGCCGGGCCGCCAAGATGGTGATCCTCAACGTGGACCACCCGGACATCGTGGACTTCATCGAGTGCAAGGCCCGCGAAGAGGCCAAGGCCTGGACTCTGGTGCAATCCGGGTACGACGGCTCCTCCCCCGACTCCGAAGCCTATTCTTCCATCTTCTTCCAGAACGCCAACAACTCCGTCCGCGTGACCGACGAGTTCATGCAGGCGGTGGAGGGCGACGCCGATTTCTCCACCCGCTCCGTGCTGCATCCCGACCGCGCCGTCAACACCTACAAGGCCCGCGACCTGATGCGCAAGATCGCGCAAGCCACCTGGCAGTGCGGTGATCCCGGCATGCAGTACGACACCACCGTCAACCGCTGGCACACCTCCAAGAACACGGACCGCATCAACGCTTCGAACCCCTGCTCGGAATACATGTTCCTGGACGACTCGGCCTGCAACCTGGCCTCGCTCAACCTGCTGAAGTTCGCGCCCAACGGGACCTTCGACGTCGCCGCCTACCGCTACGCCGTGGACATCCTGATCACGGCGCAGGAGATCCTGGTGGACAACGCCAGTTATCCCACCGAATCCATCGCGCGCAACTCGCACGACTACCGGCCGCTGGGCCTGGGCTACGCCAACCTGGGCGCGCTGCTGATGGCCGCCGGGCTGCCCTACGACTCCGATGCCGGACGCGACTACGCCGCCTGCGTCACCGCCATCATGTGCGGCGAGAGCTATCTGCAATCGGCGCGCATCGCCGAACTCTGCCCGCCCATCGAGCCCGCCACCGAACTCACCGCCGCCAAGCGCTCCGAGCTGGGCAAGGACGGGGGCGCCGCCTGCCCCGGCTTCTACGTCAACCGCGAGCCGTTTCTGGACGTCATCCGCATGCACCGCGCCTCGGTCAACAGAATTGACCACGCCCACGTGCCCGCCGGGGTCTACGAAGCCTCCCGGCAGTGCTGGGACGACGCCCTCGCCCACGGCGAGAAGCACGGCTACCGCAACTCCCAGGTCACGGTGCTCGCGCCCACCGGCACCATCGGCTTCATGATGGACTGCGACACTACCGGCATCGAGCCCGACCTGGCGCTGGTGAAGTACAAGAAGCTGGTGGGCGGCGGCATGATCAAGATCGTGAACAACACCGTGCCCTCGGCCCTGTTCAAGCTGGGCTACACCAGCGACCAGGCGAGCGCCATCGTCAGCTTCATTGACGCCACCGGAACCATCGAGGGCGCGCCCCACGTCAAGGCCGAGCACTTGCCCGTCTTCGACTGCTCGTTCAAGCCCGCCAAGGGCACGCGCTCCATCCACTACCTGGGCCACCTGCGCATGATGGCCGCAACGCAGCCCTTCATCTCCGGCGCCATTTCGAAGACCGTGAACCTGCCGGAGAATGCGACGGTTGAGGACATCTCCGAGGCATACATCGAAGCCTGGAAGCAGGGCATCAAGGCCGTGGCCGTCTACCGTGACGGCTGCAAGAAGTCGCAGCCACTCTCCGCCGCCGGCACCGCGACGGCGAAATCCTCCAGCACGGACCGTGTGGCACGGCCGTCCCCGGCTGCGCTGGAGCAGAACCTGGACGCTCCGCCCCGCGCCATCCGCCACAAGCTGGCGGACGAGCGCCTCTCCGTCACCCACAAGTTCAACGTGGGCGGCCACGACGGCTACATCACCGTCGGGCTCTACAAGAACGGCGAGCCCGGCGAGCTCTTCATCACCATGGCCAAGGAAGGTTCCACCGTCAGTGGCCTGGTGGATAGCTTCGCCTGCGCCGCCTCCCTCGCCCTGCAGCACGGCGTCCCCCTGAAGCTGCTGTGCGAGAAGTTCTCGCACACCCGCTTCGAGCCCTCCGGCTGGAGCACCAATCCCGATATCGGCCACGCCAAGTCCATCATGGACTACATCTTCCGCTGGCTGCACCTGCGCTTCCTCACCGGACAGCAGCAGTCGCTCTTTGAAGGACTGCGTCCCGTCACGCCTTCCATGCTGCCGGAAAATGGCGGCTCTGCCTTGCCAGCTGCGGAAACTCGGAAGTTGGATCTGGAAACCACCAGCTCTTCCGTCCACGCCAGCGATCGCCTGAAAGA